A genomic window from Sulfurimonas sp. hsl 1-7 includes:
- a CDS encoding chorismate mutase: protein MKKCNSLQEVRDEIDVIDQQLVELISERSHLIRQAAAFKDTIEDVKAENRIDDIMQRVRKKAIDLNINPNMISELFQVMINEMVETEIAEFRNSGKF from the coding sequence ATGAAAAAATGTAATTCACTACAAGAAGTTAGAGATGAGATCGATGTTATTGATCAGCAATTAGTAGAACTTATCTCAGAGAGAAGTCATCTTATTCGTCAAGCTGCGGCATTTAAAGATACGATCGAAGATGTAAAAGCTGAAAATCGTATAGATGATATTATGCAAAGAGTTCGCAAAAAAGCGATCGATTTAAATATAAATCCAAATATGATCAGTGAGCTTTTTCAAGTTATGATAAATGAAATGGTAGAAACTGAGATAGCAGAGTTTAGAAACTCAGGGAAGTTTTAA
- the infA gene encoding translation initiation factor IF-1: MAKADVIEVDGKIVEALPNATFRVELENGHIILCHIAGKMRMHYIKILPGDKVKLELTPYSLDKGRITYRYK; this comes from the coding sequence ATGGCTAAAGCAGATGTTATTGAAGTTGATGGCAAGATTGTTGAAGCATTGCCAAACGCAACATTTCGTGTTGAACTAGAAAATGGACACATTATTTTATGTCACATTGCCGGTAAAATGCGTATGCACTACATCAAAATACTTCCAGGTGATAAAGTAAAACTAGAACTTACTCCATATTCACTTGATAAAGGTCGTATCACTTACAGATACAAATAA
- the map gene encoding type I methionyl aminopeptidase: MAIALRKPQEIDKLRAANKIVGATLELLRENTKVGMSLRELDAMAEDYIRSQGAKPSFKGLYGFPNAVCTSLNEVIIHGIPNDYKLQDGDVIGYDIGTELEGWFGDAAISVGVGQISKKDEELIACAKDTLYYGIENIKEGMRFKELSYMMEQFILERGFVPLRNFCGHGIGKKPHEEPEIPNYLEGGNPKAGPKIKNGMVFCIEPMICQKDGKPIILDNGWDVVSADGLRGSHYEHTVAVVGGKAEILSLA; this comes from the coding sequence ATGGCAATTGCACTTAGAAAACCACAAGAGATTGACAAATTAAGAGCTGCCAACAAAATTGTTGGCGCTACTCTTGAACTTCTTCGCGAAAACACAAAAGTTGGTATGAGTCTAAGAGAGTTAGATGCTATGGCTGAAGATTACATCAGAAGTCAGGGTGCTAAACCATCTTTTAAAGGCTTATACGGATTCCCAAATGCTGTATGTACATCTCTCAATGAAGTTATTATTCACGGTATTCCGAATGATTATAAACTTCAAGATGGTGATGTGATCGGTTACGACATCGGAACAGAACTTGAAGGTTGGTTTGGTGATGCAGCGATTAGTGTCGGTGTTGGTCAAATTAGCAAAAAAGATGAAGAGTTAATCGCTTGTGCAAAAGATACACTGTATTATGGTATTGAAAATATCAAAGAGGGTATGAGATTTAAAGAACTTTCTTATATGATGGAGCAATTTATCTTAGAGAGAGGTTTTGTGCCGCTTAGAAATTTTTGTGGTCATGGTATAGGAAAAAAACCTCATGAAGAACCTGAAATTCCAAACTATCTTGAAGGTGGTAATCCAAAAGCGGGTCCAAAGATAAAAAATGGAATGGTTTTTTGTATAGAGCCTATGATCTGTCAAAAAGATGGTAAGCCTATCATCTTGGATAATGGTTGGGATGTTGTTAGTGCCGACGGTTTACGCGGTTCACACTATGAGCATACTGTCGCAGTTGTTGGCGGTAAAGCTGAAATATTATCTCTTGCGTAA
- the secY gene encoding preprotein translocase subunit SecY translates to MNKNLVNKILITIGFLFIYRLLAYVPVPGVDTAVIASFFDSHQSDALGLFNMFSGNAVERLSIISLGIMPYITASIIMELLAATFPTLGQMKKERDGMVKYMQIIRYATIVITIIQAVGVSVGLQSLTGPSGNSAILADHTTFVVLSAVSMLAGTMLLMWIGEQITQSGIGNGISLIIFAGIVSAIPSAIGQTVTMVNTGAMSFLTVIAILALIFATVAVIIYVELGERRIPITYAKKTMMQNQNKRVMNYIPIKVNLSGVIPVIFASAILMFPMTVLSSSTNPTVQAIADFLNPNGYFFNFLTFVFVIFFAFFYASITFNAKDISDNLKRQGGFIPGIRTGEATKAFLNETASRLTITGALYLGLVATLPFMIIKGMGVPFFFGGTAVLIVVQVALDTMRKIEAQIYMSKYETLSAVGL, encoded by the coding sequence GTGAATAAAAATCTAGTTAATAAGATACTTATTACTATTGGGTTTTTATTTATCTACCGCCTGCTGGCATACGTGCCAGTTCCAGGTGTAGATACTGCTGTTATTGCTTCATTCTTCGACTCTCACCAATCAGACGCATTAGGTTTATTTAATATGTTTAGCGGTAATGCTGTAGAGAGATTATCTATAATTTCACTTGGTATTATGCCTTATATCACTGCTTCAATTATCATGGAGCTTTTAGCTGCTACTTTCCCTACTTTAGGGCAAATGAAAAAAGAGCGTGATGGTATGGTTAAATATATGCAAATAATCCGTTATGCGACTATAGTTATTACAATTATTCAAGCTGTTGGTGTAAGTGTTGGACTTCAAAGTCTTACAGGTCCTAGTGGCAATAGCGCAATCCTTGCTGATCACACTACATTTGTTGTATTATCTGCTGTTTCAATGTTAGCTGGTACAATGCTTCTTATGTGGATAGGTGAGCAAATAACTCAAAGTGGTATAGGTAACGGTATATCTTTAATCATTTTTGCTGGAATTGTTTCAGCTATTCCTAGTGCTATAGGTCAGACAGTAACTATGGTAAATACAGGTGCAATGAGCTTCTTAACAGTAATCGCTATATTAGCACTTATCTTTGCAACAGTAGCTGTAATTATATATGTTGAACTTGGTGAGCGTCGTATTCCAATCACTTATGCGAAAAAAACTATGATGCAAAACCAAAACAAACGTGTTATGAACTATATCCCTATTAAAGTTAACTTATCTGGAGTTATCCCTGTTATCTTCGCTTCTGCGATTTTAATGTTCCCTATGACTGTACTTTCTAGTAGTACAAATCCTACGGTTCAAGCGATAGCAGACTTTTTAAACCCAAATGGTTACTTTTTTAACTTTTTAACTTTTGTATTTGTAATTTTCTTTGCATTTTTCTATGCTTCGATTACATTTAATGCAAAAGATATTTCAGACAACCTAAAACGTCAAGGCGGATTTATTCCGGGTATCCGTACAGGTGAAGCTACAAAAGCGTTCTTAAATGAAACTGCAAGTAGATTAACTATTACAGGTGCTTTATATCTTGGTCTAGTGGCTACACTTCCTTTTATGATTATAAAAGGTATGGGTGTTCCATTTTTCTTTGGTGGTACAGCTGTTTTAATCGTTGTTCAAGTTGCTCTTGATACAATGAGAAAAATTGAGGCTCAGATCTATATGAGCAAGTATGAAACTTTAAGTGCAGTCGGTCTATAA
- the rplO gene encoding 50S ribosomal protein L15, translating into MGIENLTPAEGSTHSRKRVGRGQGSGMGKTATRGQKGQKSRTGYKRKRNFEGGQQPLAKRLPKIGFTSRVEKPYVINVEKIKAVAELAEITMESIRGVHKIANSVNKVKLVGASAKDLASKIKDENVTTTGN; encoded by the coding sequence ATGGGTATTGAAAACTTAACTCCTGCAGAGGGATCAACTCATTCTCGTAAGAGAGTGGGACGTGGTCAAGGTTCTGGTATGGGTAAGACTGCTACTCGTGGTCAAAAAGGTCAAAAATCTCGTACTGGTTATAAAAGAAAAAGAAACTTTGAGGGTGGTCAACAACCACTTGCAAAACGTTTACCAAAAATTGGTTTTACTTCTAGAGTAGAAAAACCATACGTAATAAACGTTGAAAAAATCAAAGCTGTAGCTGAGTTAGCTGAGATCACAATGGAATCTATCCGTGGTGTTCACAAAATTGCTAACTCTGTGAACAAAGTTAAACTAGTAGGTGCTTCTGCAAAAGATTTAGCATCGAAAATTAAAGACGAAAACGTTACAACTACAGGTAACTAG
- the rpsE gene encoding 30S ribosomal protein S5, which yields MEINRDDFEESIVNIGRVTKVVKGGRRFRFTALIVVGDKNGTVGFGVGKAKEVPDAIKKAVDDAFKNLTTISIKGTTIAHDIEHKYNASRVLLKPASEGTGVIAGGATRPVLELAGIQDILTKSIGSNNPNTLVRATIEALSRLKG from the coding sequence ATGGAAATCAATAGAGATGATTTTGAAGAATCAATTGTAAATATTGGCCGTGTTACTAAGGTTGTTAAAGGTGGTAGACGTTTCCGTTTTACTGCTTTAATCGTTGTTGGTGATAAAAATGGTACTGTAGGTTTTGGTGTTGGTAAAGCAAAAGAAGTTCCTGATGCTATCAAAAAAGCTGTAGATGATGCTTTCAAAAACCTTACTACAATAAGTATTAAAGGTACTACTATCGCTCACGATATTGAACACAAGTACAACGCTTCTCGCGTTTTACTTAAACCAGCATCAGAAGGTACTGGTGTAATCGCTGGTGGGGCAACTCGTCCAGTTCTAGAGCTTGCAGGGATTCAAGATATCCTTACAAAATCTATCGGTTCAAACAATCCAAACACACTAGTACGTGCTACTATCGAAGCACTTAGTAGATTAAAAGGATAA
- the rplR gene encoding 50S ribosomal protein L18: MNAKVLKSKLANRLKRKRRIRAKISGSATLPRVSVFKSNRYLSVQAIDDATGTTLCALNSKAISQKANKEGAAATAEAFAAKLKEAGLTSIVFDRNGYQYHGVVAAFGEALRANEIKF; encoded by the coding sequence ATGAACGCTAAAGTATTAAAAAGCAAATTGGCAAATCGTTTAAAACGTAAACGTCGTATCCGTGCAAAAATATCTGGTAGTGCTACACTTCCTCGTGTTTCTGTATTTAAATCAAATCGTTACCTAAGTGTACAAGCAATTGATGATGCAACTGGAACTACTCTATGTGCATTAAACTCAAAAGCGATTTCACAAAAAGCTAACAAAGAAGGTGCAGCTGCAACTGCTGAAGCTTTCGCTGCTAAGCTTAAAGAAGCTGGTCTTACTAGTATCGTATTTGATCGTAATGGTTACCAATATCACGGCGTAGTTGCTGCGTTTGGTGAAGCACTTCGTGCTAACGAAATTAAGTTTTAG
- the rplF gene encoding 50S ribosomal protein L6, with the protein MSRIGKNPVEFAADIKVSANGNVITFAKGNKSVDLDTKGYVTFEIEGNTLTFKNLSESREHRAFWGTFRALAQNIVTGLTTGYEKKLEINGVGYRAAVQGKVLNLQLGFSHDINYDLPEGIEAAVEKNVIILKSHDKQTLGQVAAEIRSFRPPEPYKGKGVKYMDEHIVRKAGKTAKK; encoded by the coding sequence ATGTCAAGAATTGGAAAAAATCCTGTAGAGTTTGCAGCTGATATCAAAGTTAGCGCAAATGGTAATGTTATAACTTTTGCTAAAGGTAACAAAAGTGTTGATTTAGACACTAAAGGTTACGTTACTTTTGAAATTGAAGGAAACACTTTAACTTTCAAAAACTTATCTGAATCTCGTGAGCATAGAGCTTTCTGGGGAACTTTTAGAGCATTGGCTCAAAACATCGTTACTGGTTTAACTACTGGTTATGAGAAAAAACTTGAGATCAACGGTGTTGGTTATAGAGCTGCTGTTCAAGGTAAAGTTCTTAACTTACAACTTGGTTTCTCTCACGACATCAACTACGACTTACCGGAAGGTATTGAAGCTGCTGTTGAGAAAAACGTGATCATTTTAAAATCTCACGACAAGCAAACACTTGGTCAAGTTGCAGCTGAGATTAGAAGTTTCCGTCCACCTGAACCGTACAAAGGTAAAGGTGTTAAATACATGGATGAGCATATCGTGCGTAAAGCCGGTAAAACTGCTAAAAAATAA
- the rpsH gene encoding 30S ribosomal protein S8, with the protein MAINDLVSDALTRIRNAGMRRLATTTLVHSKSVEAVANILVEKGYLESANVIEDGVKKTIKVALKYDDNEKNVINELKRVSKPGRRIYKGKEEIKRFKNGYGTIIVSTSHGVLPNDKAYELGIGGEVMCTVW; encoded by the coding sequence ATGGCAATTAATGATTTAGTATCTGATGCGTTAACACGTATCCGTAATGCTGGTATGAGAAGATTAGCTACTACTACTTTAGTACACTCTAAAAGTGTTGAAGCTGTAGCAAATATCTTAGTTGAAAAAGGTTATCTAGAATCTGCTAATGTAATCGAAGATGGTGTAAAAAAGACTATCAAAGTTGCATTGAAATATGATGATAACGAGAAAAATGTGATCAATGAGTTAAAACGTGTATCTAAACCAGGTCGTCGTATCTACAAAGGTAAAGAAGAAATTAAACGTTTTAAAAATGGTTACGGTACTATTATAGTTAGTACTTCACATGGCGTTCTACCAAACGATAAAGCTTACGAGCTTGGTATTGGTGGCGAAGTTATGTGTACAGTTTGGTAG
- a CDS encoding type Z 30S ribosomal protein S14, translated as MAKKSMIAKAKRTPKYAVRAYTRCQICGRPHSVIRDFGICRICFRKMANEGMIPGVRKSSW; from the coding sequence ATGGCTAAGAAGTCTATGATCGCAAAAGCGAAACGTACTCCAAAATATGCAGTACGTGCATATACAAGATGTCAGATTTGTGGTCGTCCACACTCTGTAATCCGTGATTTCGGTATCTGTCGTATCTGTTTCAGAAAAATGGCAAACGAGGGAATGATCCCAGGTGTTAGAAAGTCTAGCTGGTAA
- the rplE gene encoding 50S ribosomal protein L5 produces MARLKEKYLALKPELQSALDIKNVMDIPAIDKIVISVGAGFAMKDNKLIQNIEDTITTIAGQKASTVIAKKSVAGFKVREGMPVGVRVTLRGENMYNFFDRLVSIALPRVKDFRGVPRNGFDGRGNYNFGLQEQLIFPEISYDSIMQIHGMNITVVTTAQDDKGAFTLLEKMGMPFTKGGNN; encoded by the coding sequence ATGGCTCGTTTAAAAGAAAAATATTTAGCTTTAAAACCAGAGTTACAATCTGCGTTAGATATTAAAAATGTTATGGATATTCCTGCAATAGATAAAATTGTTATCTCTGTAGGTGCTGGGTTTGCTATGAAAGATAACAAACTTATCCAAAACATCGAAGATACTATTACTACTATCGCTGGTCAAAAAGCTTCTACTGTAATCGCTAAGAAATCTGTTGCAGGTTTCAAAGTTCGTGAAGGTATGCCAGTAGGTGTTCGTGTAACTCTTCGTGGTGAAAATATGTATAACTTCTTTGATCGCCTTGTGTCAATCGCACTTCCTCGTGTGAAAGACTTCCGTGGTGTTCCAAGAAATGGTTTTGACGGTCGTGGTAACTATAACTTCGGTCTTCAAGAGCAACTTATCTTCCCAGAAATCAGTTATGATTCAATCATGCAAATTCATGGTATGAACATCACTGTAGTTACAACTGCGCAAGATGATAAAGGTGCATTCACTCTATTAGAGAAAATGGGTATGCCTTTCACTAAGGGAGGGAACAACTAA